Proteins co-encoded in one Gallus gallus isolate bGalGal1 chromosome 27, bGalGal1.mat.broiler.GRCg7b, whole genome shotgun sequence genomic window:
- the GNGT2 gene encoding guanine nucleotide-binding protein G(I)/G(S)/G(O) subunit gamma-T2 gives MAQDMTEKELLKMELDQLKKEVKNERQMVSKTGKELKEYIESMAGEDPLLKGVPEDKNPFKEKGGCTIS, from the exons ATGGCTCAGGATATGACAGAGAAGGAACTGTTGAAAATGGAACTGGATCAGCTGAAGAAGGAGGTGAAGAACGAGAGGCAAATG gTTTCCAAGACAGGCAAAGAGCTCAAGGAGTACATCGAATCCATGGCAGGAGAGGACCCGCTGTTGAAAGGTGTCCCTGAGGACAAGAACCCCTTTAAGGAGAAGGGCGGCTGTACGATAAGCTGa
- the ZNF652 gene encoding zinc finger protein 652 isoform X1, which produces MSQTANSCQQLVENCAVHVAGMAQEDSRRGQVPPTFYHGASQELDLSTKVYKRESGSPYPVLVDSKMSKPHLHEREEQPYFRENRSVGEVRAVKEDRENSDDSEEEEEEEDEVTYKREQIIVEVNLNNQTLNVSKGEKGVPSQSKETAVLKTSSEEEEGDSGEEATEDSNDYEENERQKKKEKRVEKVSVAQRRTRRAASAAAATTSPSPRTTRGRRKSVEPPKRKKKAAKEPKAPVQKSKCEEKETLTCEKCPRVFNTRWYLEKHMNVTHRRMQICDKCGKKFVLESELSLHQQTDCEKNIQCVSCNKSFKKLWSLHEHIKIVHGYAEKKFSCEICEKKFYTMAHVRKHMVAHTKDMPFTCETCGKSFKRSMSLKVHSLQHSGEKPFRCENCDERFQYKYQLRSHMSIHIGHKQFMCQWCGKDFNMKQYFDEHMKTHTGEKPFICEICGKSFTSRPNMKRHRRTHTGEKPYPCDVCGQRFRFSNMLKAHKEKCFRVTSPVNVSSAVQIPLSTTSATTVPAVVNTPTAPTPPINLNPVSTLPPRPIPHPYSHLHLHPHPHHPHHLPVPPVPHLPPPPALFKSEPLNHRGQSEDSFLRHLAEKNSSAQHH; this is translated from the exons ATGAGTCAAACAGCCAATTCTTGCCAACAGTTGGTTGAAAACTGTGCTGTGCATGTAGCAGGTATGGCGCAAGAGGACAGTCGCCGTGGTCAAGTGCCACCCACATTTTATCATGGTGCCAGCCAGGAACTTGATCTGTCCACCAAAGTATACAAGAGAGAGTCAGGAAGTCCTTACCCAGTGTTGGTGGACAGCAAAATGAGCAAACCACATCTCCATGAAAGAGAGGAGCAGCCGTATTTCAGGGAGAACAGATCAGTAGGAGAAGTCCGGGCTGTGAAAGAAGATAGAGAAAACTCTGACGactctgaggaggaggaagaggaggaagatgaagtGACTTACAAAAGGGAGCAGATTATAGTAGAGGTAAACCTTAACAACCAAACATTAAATGTATCAAAAGGGGAGAAGGgtgtcccctcccagtccaAAGAGACTGCTGTTCTTAAGACCAgcagtgaggaagaggagggtgaCAGTGGGGAAGAGGCCACTGAAGACAGTAATGATTATGAGGAAAAtgagaggcagaagaaaaaagagaaaagagtggAAAAAGTTAGTGTTGCACAAAGGAGAACAAGGAGAGCtgcatctgctgcagcagccacaacTTCCCCATCACCCAGAACTACAAGGGGTCGTAGAAAGAGTGTGGAGCCCCCCAAGCGTAAGAAGAAAGCTGCAAAGGAGCCCAAGGCACCTGTGCAGAAATCAAAGTGTGAAGAGAAGGAGACTTTAACCTGTGAGAAGTGCCCCAGGGTGTTTAACACACGCTGGTACCTGGAGAAGCACATGAACGTCACTCACAGGCGCATGCAGATCTGCGACAAATGTGGGAAGAAATTTGTTCTAGAAAGTGAGCTGTCCCTTCACCAGCAAACagactgtgaaaaaaatatccag TGTGTTTCCTGTAATAAGTCATTCAAGAAACTCTGGTCCCTCCATGAGCATATCAAGATTGTCCATGGATACgcagaaaagaaattctcttgTGAGATTTGTGAAAAGAAGTTCTACACCATGGCCCATGTGCGGAAACATATGGTTG CACACACAAAGGACATGCCTTTTACATGTGAAACCTGTGGGAAATCATTCAAACGCAGTATGTCTCTCAAGGTACATTCCCTACAGCATTCTGGAGAGAAGCCTTTCAGATGTGAG AACTGTGATGAGAGGTTTCAGTACAAGTATCAGCTGCGTTCCCACATGAGCATCCACATCGGGCACAAACAGTTCATGTGCCAGTGGTGTGGCAAAGACTTCAATATGAAACAGTACTTTGATGAGCACATGAAGACACACACTG GAGAGAAGCCCTTTATCTGTGAAATCTGTGGGAAAAGCTTCACCAGCCGCCCAAACATGAAGAGACATCGCCGAACTCACACAGGGGAGAAGCCCTACCCATGTGATGTGTGTGGCCAGCGATTTCGCTTCTCCAACATGCTCAAGGCACACAAGGAGAAGTGCTTCCGTGTTACCAGCCCCGTTAACGTGTCATCTGCTGTCCAGATCCCACTGTCCACAACTTCTGCCACCACAGTTCCTGCTGTAGTGAACACACCCACCGCCCCAACCCCGCCAATCAACCTGAACCCAGTGAGCACACTTCCTCCACGCCCCATCCCCCATCCGTATTCACATCTCCACCTACATCCTCATCCTCACCATCCACATCATCTTCCAGTCCCCCCTGTTCCCCATTTACCCCCTCCTCCCGCTCTTTTTAAGAGTGAGCCTTTAAATCACAGGGGTCAGAGTGAGGACAGCTTTTTGCGACACctggcagaaaaaaacagttcagCACAGCACCACTAA
- the PHOSPHO1 gene encoding phosphoethanolamine/phosphocholine phosphatase isoform X1, giving the protein MKRCCEGVGLPCLFKGVGMASSRPPKYLLVFDFDETIINENSDDSIVRAAPGQALPEHIRQSFREGFYNEYMQRVLAYMGDQGVKMGDFKAVYENIPLSPGMPDLFQFLSKNHELFEIILISDANMFGIECKLRAAGFYSLFRKIFSNPSSFDKRGYFTLGPYHSHKCLDCPANMCKRKILTEYLAERAQEEVEFERVFYVGDGANDFCPSVTLTSADVAFPRKGYPMHQMTQEMEKKQPGTFQATVVPWESATEVARYLQELLKKKC; this is encoded by the exons atgaaaaggtgCTGTGAGGGTGTTGGGCTGCCATGCCTGTTTAAG GGTGTTGGCATGGCCAGCTCCCGGCCTCCCAAGTACCTCCTGGTCTTCGATTTTGATGAGACCATCATCAACGAGAACAGTGATGACTCCATCGTGCGGGCAGCACCAGGGCAGGCACTGCCTGAGCACATCCGGCAGAGCTTCCGCGAGGGCTTCTACAATGAGTACATGCAGCGCGTCCTGGCCTACATGGGGGACCAGGGCGTCAAGATGGGGGACTTCAAGGCTGTCTATGAGAACATTCCCCTGTCTCCGGGCATGCCTGACCTCTTCCAGTTCCTCTCCAAGAACCACGAGCTCTTCGAGATCATCCTCATCTCCGACGCCAACATGTTTGGCATTGAGTGCAAACTGAGGGCGGCCGGTTTTTACTCCCTCTTCCGCAAAATCTTCAGCAACCCGTCCAGCTTTGACAAGAGGGGTTACTTCACCTTGGGGCCCTACCACAGCCACAAGTGCCTTGACTGCCCAGCCAACATGTGCAAGCGCAAAATCCTAACGGAGTACCTGGCTGAGAGAGCGCAGGAAGAGGTGGAGTTCGAGAGGGTGTTTTACGTTGGGGATGGTGCCAATGACTTCTGCCCTTCGGTGACTTTGACTTCAGCTGACGTTGCTTTCCCTCGGAAGGGCTACCCCATGCACCAGATGACccaggagatggagaagaagCAGCCTGGAACCTTCCAGGCCACCGTTGTTCCCTGGGAGTCGGCTACCGAGGTTGCCCGCTATCTGCAGGAGCTCCTCAAGAAGAAGTGCTGA
- the ABI3 gene encoding ABI gene family member 3: protein MAEPLQPCDVPTARQGLRDNHDNLQRVAEYCESNYLQASDKRKALEETMAFSTQSLASVAYQVSSLATTFLQLLDLQAAELQKLEANVSCVAQCVDMHKEKVSRREIGSLTVSKRFPSHQKITSPPNPPSLEPYYRKPLNFSILDDIGHGIKDHSTQLSRTGTLSRKGIKIATQSTGTMGRSTRVPEPIQPPVIPEGKLSAASSLSSLTSVSSSGGAPGEGILAPPPPPPPLGPPPPPPGPPPTPAAASIPPPPPLPGDLLPPPPGDLAVPPPDFSLPVPDDLEPPLPPPPALPNFEDFTPPPPPPPPPPPAEEPPCVPQSYLDKVVTLYPYTRQKDNELSFEPGALIYVTRRYSDGWCEGIMGEEAGFFPGNYVEPF from the exons ATGGCGGAGCCGCTGCAGCCCTGTGATGTCCCCACGGCACGGCAGGGCCTGCGCGACAACCACGACAACCTGCAGCGTGTGGCTGAGTACTGCGAGAGCAACTACCTGCAG GCCAGCGACAAGAGGAAGGCTCTGGAGGAGACGATGGCGTTCAGCACGCAGTCCTTGGCCAGCGTGGCCTACCAGGTCAGCAGCCTGGCCACcaccttcctgcagctgctggaccTGCAGGCGGCCgagctgcagaagctggaagCCAACGTCAGCTGTGTAGCCCAG TGTGTTGACATGCACAAGGAGAAAGTTTCTCGCCGGGAGATCGGCTCTCTGACTGTCAGCAAGAGGTTCCCCTCCCACCAGAAGATCACatccccccccaacccaccctCCCTGGAGCCCTACTACAGGAAACCCCTCAACTTCAGCATCCTGGATGACATTGGCCACGGCATAAAG GACCACAGCACCCAGCTGTCCCGCACAGGCACGCTGTCTCGGAAAGGGATCAAGATAGCCACACAGTCTACAGGCACCATGGG GAGGAGCACTCGTGTCCCTGAGCCCATCCAGCCTCCCGTGATTCCCGAGGGAAAGCTCTCTGCAGCTTCATCTCTCTCCTCACTGACGTCGGTCAG CTCGAGTGGAGGAGCCCCCGGGGAAGGCATCCTGgcaccacccccacctccaccccccctgggaccaccaccaccccccccgGGTCCACCACCcaccccagctgcagccagcatcccaccacccccacctctCCCTGGGGATCTGCTCCCACCACCACCAGGGGACCTGGCTGTGCCCCCACCTGACTTCAGCCTTCCAG TCCCTGATGACCTCGagccaccactgccaccaccaccagcatTGCCCAACTTTGAGGATTtcaccccaccaccaccaccaccaccaccaccaccacctgcaGAGGAACCCCCCTGTGTCCCTCAGAGCTACCTGGACAAAG TGGTGACTCTCTATCCGTACACACGGCAGAAGGACAACGAGCTCTCCTTTGAGCCTGGGGCCCTCATCTATGTCACACGGAGGTACTCTGATGGATGGTGTGAAGGCATCATGGGCGAGGAAGCAGGTTTCTTCCCTGGCAATTACGTGGAGCCTTTCTGA
- the PHOSPHO1 gene encoding phosphoethanolamine/phosphocholine phosphatase (The RefSeq protein has 3 substitutions compared to this genomic sequence), with the protein MKRCCEGVGLPCLFKGVGMASSRPPKYLLVFDFDGTIINESSDDSIVRAAPGQALPEHIRQSFREGFYNEYMQRVLAYMGDQGVKMGDFKAVYENIPLSPGMPDLFQFLSKNHELFEIILISDANMFGIECKLRAAGFYSLFRKIFSNPSSFDKRGYFTLGPYHSHKCLDCPANTCKRKILTEYLAERAQEEVEFERVFYVGDGANDFCPSVTLTSADVAFPRKGYPMHQMTQEMEKKQPGTFQATVVPWESATEVARYLQELLKKKC; encoded by the exons atgaaaaggtgCTGTGAGGGTGTTGGGCTGCCATGCCTGTTTAAG GGTGTTGGCATGGCCAGCTCCCGGCCTCCCAAGTACCTCCTGGTCTTCGATTTTGATGAGACCATCATCAACGAGAACAGTGATGACTCCATCGTGCGGGCAGCACCAGGGCAGGCACTGCCTGAGCACATCCGGCAGAGCTTCCGCGAGGGCTTCTACAATGAGTACATGCAGCGCGTCCTGGCCTACATGGGGGACCAGGGCGTCAAGATGGGGGACTTCAAGGCTGTCTATGAGAACATTCCCCTGTCTCCGGGCATGCCTGACCTCTTCCAGTTCCTCTCCAAGAACCACGAGCTCTTCGAGATCATCCTCATCTCCGACGCCAACATGTTTGGCATTGAGTGCAAACTGAGGGCGGCCGGTTTTTACTCCCTCTTCCGCAAAATCTTCAGCAACCCGTCCAGCTTTGACAAGAGGGGTTACTTCACCTTGGGGCCCTACCACAGCCACAAGTGCCTTGACTGCCCAGCCAACATGTGCAAGCGCAAAATCCTAACGGAGTACCTGGCTGAGAGAGCGCAGGAAGAGGTGGAGTTCGAGAGGGTGTTTTACGTTGGGGATGGTGCCAATGACTTCTGCCCTTCGGTGACTTTGACTTCAGCTGACGTTGCTTTCCCTCGGAAGGGCTACCCCATGCACCAGATGACccaggagatggagaagaagCAGCCTGGAACCTTCCAGGCCACCGTTGTTCCCTGGGAGTCGGCTACCGAGGTTGCCCGCTATCTGCAGGAGCTCCTCAAGAAGAAGTGCTGA
- the PHOSPHO1 gene encoding phosphoethanolamine/phosphocholine phosphatase isoform X2 produces MPSRQGGYREVPTPWQFPMAGAAGAGRCQSGRAGAGTGKYWYRAGAFRHRSFVSQPHCGCHPYRPDPRSDHASSGTDPAPCARRFGPGGSRCRSSACAPRQPHPRGANRAPGADFGLLGAPAGCHPPPHSSSLQALNNVRKHGRFHFILEGLLFFCRRWKDTLPGSSCPGVGMASSRPPKYLLVFDFDETIINENSDDSIVRAAPGQALPEHIRQSFREGFYNEYMQRVLAYMGDQGVKMGDFKAVYENIPLSPGMPDLFQFLSKNHELFEIILISDANMFGIECKLRAAGFYSLFRKIFSNPSSFDKRGYFTLGPYHSHKCLDCPANMCKRKILTEYLAERAQEEVEFERVFYVGDGANDFCPSVTLTSADVAFPRKGYPMHQMTQEMEKKQPGTFQATVVPWESATEVARYLQELLKKKC; encoded by the exons ATGCCGAGCCGGCAGGGCGGGTACCGGGAGGTGCCCACTCCGTGGCAGTTTCCAATGGCTGGTGCGGCCGGTGCCGGGAGGTGTCAGTCTGGTAGGGCTGGTGCCGGTACCGGGAAATACTGGTATAGAGCAGGAGCCTTCAGGCACCGATCATTCGTGAGCCAGCCCCACTGCGGCTGTCACCCGTACCGGCCGGACCCGAGGAGCGACCACGCATCATCCGGCACCGACCCCGCTCCGTGTGCCCGGCGGTTCGGTCCTGGCGGCTCCCGGTGCCGCTCCTCTGCGTGCGCCCCTCGGCAGCCCCATCCCCGGGGAGCGAACCGCGCTCCGGGAGCTGATTTTGGGCTCCTCGGAGCACCCGCTGGCtgccatccaccacctcacag TTCCAGCCTTCAGGCTTTGAATAATGTTAGGAAGCACGGCcgctttcattttattttggaaggactccttttcttttgcagaaggtGGAAGGACACTCTCCCAGGAAGCAGCTGCCCG GGTGTTGGCATGGCCAGCTCCCGGCCTCCCAAGTACCTCCTGGTCTTCGATTTTGATGAGACCATCATCAACGAGAACAGTGATGACTCCATCGTGCGGGCAGCACCAGGGCAGGCACTGCCTGAGCACATCCGGCAGAGCTTCCGCGAGGGCTTCTACAATGAGTACATGCAGCGCGTCCTGGCCTACATGGGGGACCAGGGCGTCAAGATGGGGGACTTCAAGGCTGTCTATGAGAACATTCCCCTGTCTCCGGGCATGCCTGACCTCTTCCAGTTCCTCTCCAAGAACCACGAGCTCTTCGAGATCATCCTCATCTCCGACGCCAACATGTTTGGCATTGAGTGCAAACTGAGGGCGGCCGGTTTTTACTCCCTCTTCCGCAAAATCTTCAGCAACCCGTCCAGCTTTGACAAGAGGGGTTACTTCACCTTGGGGCCCTACCACAGCCACAAGTGCCTTGACTGCCCAGCCAACATGTGCAAGCGCAAAATCCTAACGGAGTACCTGGCTGAGAGAGCGCAGGAAGAGGTGGAGTTCGAGAGGGTGTTTTACGTTGGGGATGGTGCCAATGACTTCTGCCCTTCGGTGACTTTGACTTCAGCTGACGTTGCTTTCCCTCGGAAGGGCTACCCCATGCACCAGATGACccaggagatggagaagaagCAGCCTGGAACCTTCCAGGCCACCGTTGTTCCCTGGGAGTCGGCTACCGAGGTTGCCCGCTATCTGCAGGAGCTCCTCAAGAAGAAGTGCTGA